The following proteins come from a genomic window of Streptomyces sp. NBC_01716:
- a CDS encoding cell division protein SepF: protein MGSVRKASAWLGLVEDNDERYYDDEYSEGAESNEAWKTDPRVRIAAESAPEQDRRIATVTPESFRDARGIGELFREGVPVILNLTAMEPADAKRVVDFAAGLIFGLRGSIDRVATRVFLLTPADTEIVSGESKTHGRDGFFNQS, encoded by the coding sequence ATGGGATCGGTGCGCAAGGCGAGTGCCTGGCTGGGCCTCGTTGAGGACAACGACGAGCGTTACTACGACGACGAGTACTCCGAGGGTGCCGAGAGCAACGAGGCTTGGAAGACCGATCCGCGGGTGCGGATCGCCGCCGAGTCGGCTCCCGAACAGGACCGCAGGATCGCCACCGTCACGCCGGAGAGCTTCCGGGACGCGCGTGGCATCGGCGAGCTCTTCCGGGAGGGCGTCCCGGTCATCCTCAACCTCACCGCGATGGAGCCCGCCGACGCCAAGCGTGTCGTCGACTTCGCCGCCGGTCTGATCTTCGGCCTCCGGGGCTCGATCGACCGTGTCGCCACCCGGGTGTTCCTGCTGACCCCCGCCGACACCGAGATCGTCAGCGGGGAGTCGAAGACACACGGCCGGGACGGCTTCTTCAACCAGAGCTGA
- a CDS encoding DUF5685 family protein — MFGIVRPCGHRLSEGLKTEWMAHLCGLCLALRSDHGQFSRIVTNYDGLIVSVLTEAQAERSTGWRRTAGPCPLRGMRTAPVAKGEGARLAAAVSLVLASAKVRDHVADGDGVLKRRPVALAARRIAGGWDRAGARTGAELGFDTAVLVDAVDRQTGIEALAGPGTPLLTVTEPTETATAAAFAHTAVLAGRPGNMAPLAEAGRLFGRLAHLLDAVEDQAADAASGAWNPLTATGTSLAEARRLADDALHGIRLALRDAEFVDDKLAHVLLAHELGTSVDRAFGTSSCSHEGQASVQGGGNPYDGQGGNPYGGGSGNPYGSNNPYGGGSQGDGNPYGGGSPGGPGGGGPDPLPQPPRPERRGFWAGCAVAIGLCCTCKLCCAKEYEGPWSRKKREGCCRDCDCDCCDCGCDC; from the coding sequence GTGTTCGGAATTGTGAGGCCCTGCGGCCATCGGCTCTCGGAAGGGCTCAAGACCGAGTGGATGGCTCATCTGTGCGGGCTCTGCCTGGCACTTCGCTCGGACCACGGACAGTTCTCCCGCATCGTCACCAACTATGACGGCCTGATCGTCTCCGTCCTGACGGAGGCTCAGGCCGAGCGCAGCACCGGATGGCGCCGTACAGCTGGCCCCTGCCCACTTCGCGGCATGCGAACCGCTCCGGTCGCGAAAGGCGAGGGAGCACGTCTCGCGGCGGCCGTCTCGCTGGTGCTCGCTTCTGCGAAGGTACGGGACCACGTCGCCGACGGGGACGGGGTGTTGAAGCGCCGGCCGGTGGCGCTCGCCGCGCGCCGGATAGCCGGCGGCTGGGACCGCGCGGGCGCGCGCACCGGCGCGGAGCTGGGCTTCGACACGGCGGTGCTCGTCGACGCGGTCGACCGGCAGACCGGCATCGAGGCGCTCGCCGGCCCCGGCACCCCGCTGCTCACCGTCACCGAGCCGACCGAGACGGCGACGGCCGCCGCGTTCGCCCACACCGCCGTACTCGCGGGCCGGCCGGGCAACATGGCGCCGCTCGCCGAGGCGGGCCGGCTCTTCGGACGGCTCGCGCATCTGCTGGACGCCGTGGAGGACCAGGCCGCTGACGCCGCGTCGGGTGCCTGGAACCCGCTCACGGCGACGGGGACCTCACTCGCCGAGGCGCGCCGGCTCGCGGACGACGCGCTGCACGGCATCCGGCTGGCGCTGCGCGACGCGGAGTTCGTGGACGACAAGCTGGCGCATGTGCTGCTCGCCCACGAACTGGGAACATCCGTCGACCGTGCCTTCGGGACGTCGTCCTGTTCGCACGAGGGGCAGGCGTCCGTCCAGGGCGGCGGGAATCCCTACGACGGGCAGGGCGGGAATCCGTACGGGGGCGGGAGCGGGAATCCGTACGGCTCGAACAATCCGTACGGGGGCGGCAGTCAGGGCGACGGCAATCCGTACGGCGGCGGGAGCCCCGGCGGCCCCGGCGGCGGCGGGCCCGACCCCCTTCCGCAGCCGCCCCGGCCGGAGCGGCGTGGCTTCTGGGCCGGCTGCGCGGTGGCGATCGGTCTCTGCTGCACCTGCAAGCTCTGCTGTGCCAAGGAGTACGAGGGCCCGTGGTCGCGCAAGAAGCGCGAGGGGTGCTGCCGGGACTGTGACTGCGACTGCTGCGACTGCGGTTGCGACTGCTGA
- a CDS encoding S1 family peptidase codes for MRIKRTTPRSGIARRTRLFAITTGLVAAAALAVPTASADTAGTFSANQLTAASDAVLGADVAGTAWYVDKATNALVVEADTTVSAAEIAEIKREAGANAGALEIKRTPGKLSKLLSGGDAIYSSVGRCSAGFNVRSGTTDYFLTAGHCTEGNPSWYTNSARTTLIGPTAGSSFPGNDYGIVRYSNASVPRPGTVGSVDITSAANATVGMSVTRRGSTTGTHSGSVQGLNSTVNYGGGDIVSGLIRTNVCAEPGDSGGPLYSGSRAIGLTSGGSGNCSSGGTTYFQPVVEALNAYGVSIT; via the coding sequence GTGAGGATCAAGCGCACCACCCCCCGCAGTGGTATTGCGAGACGTACGCGGCTGTTCGCCATCACCACCGGTCTCGTCGCCGCCGCTGCACTCGCCGTTCCCACAGCGAGCGCCGACACGGCCGGGACCTTCAGCGCGAACCAGCTGACGGCGGCGAGCGACGCCGTCCTGGGCGCCGACGTGGCCGGCACCGCCTGGTACGTCGACAAAGCGACCAACGCCCTCGTCGTCGAGGCCGACACCACCGTCAGCGCGGCCGAGATCGCCGAGATCAAGCGCGAAGCCGGCGCCAACGCCGGTGCCCTGGAGATCAAGCGGACCCCCGGCAAGCTCTCCAAGCTCCTCTCCGGCGGCGACGCGATCTACTCGTCCGTCGGCCGTTGCTCCGCCGGGTTCAACGTACGCAGCGGCACCACCGACTACTTCCTGACCGCCGGTCACTGCACCGAGGGCAACCCGAGCTGGTACACCAACTCGGCGCGCACCACCCTCATCGGCCCGACGGCGGGCTCCAGCTTCCCGGGCAACGACTACGGCATCGTGCGTTACTCCAACGCCTCGGTCCCGCGTCCCGGCACCGTCGGCAGCGTCGACATCACCAGCGCGGCCAACGCCACGGTCGGCATGTCCGTGACCCGTCGCGGCTCCACGACGGGCACCCACAGCGGCTCCGTCCAGGGCCTCAACTCCACGGTCAACTACGGCGGCGGCGACATCGTCTCGGGCCTGATCCGCACCAACGTCTGCGCCGAGCCCGGCGACAGCGGCGGCCCGCTCTACTCCGGCAGCCGCGCCATCGGCCTCACCTCGGGCGGCAGCGGCAACTGCTCCTCCGGCGGTACGACGTACTTCCAGCCGGTGGTCGAGGCGCTGAACGCGTACGGCGTCAGCATCACCTGA
- a CDS encoding S1 family peptidase → MKHRRISRKRVAIAGSAVTAMVVAGISFQTANASEDAPTVTAKTLSAPAAGKLASTLVGDLGADAAGSYYDSKTKALVVNVIDTAAAETVREAGAKAKVVTHSLAELKDARGSLTGEASTPGTAVAVDPVSNKVVVTADRTVKGAALNKLTETVEKLGAKAELKQTAGEFKKFIAGGEAIHSGGGRCSLGFNVVVGGEPHFITAGHCGTAGSSWSDSAGGAEIGSMVDSQFPGNDFALVKYTGSAEHPSEVDLYDGSTQAIAQAGDATVGQAVSRSGSTTQVHDGEVTALDATVDYGGGDVVEGLIQTTVCAEPGDSGGSLFAGDTALGLTSGGSGDCSSGGETFFQPVPEALSAFGAEIG, encoded by the coding sequence TTGAAGCACCGACGCATTTCCAGGAAGCGCGTGGCGATAGCTGGCAGCGCCGTCACCGCCATGGTCGTGGCCGGGATTTCCTTCCAGACTGCGAACGCCAGTGAGGACGCTCCCACGGTGACGGCGAAGACGCTGTCGGCACCCGCGGCCGGAAAGCTCGCATCCACCCTTGTCGGCGACCTCGGCGCCGACGCGGCCGGCTCGTACTACGACAGCAAGACCAAGGCCCTGGTCGTCAACGTCATCGACACGGCGGCGGCCGAGACCGTCCGCGAGGCCGGCGCCAAGGCGAAGGTCGTGACGCACTCCCTCGCCGAGCTGAAGGACGCCCGCGGCTCCCTCACGGGTGAGGCGAGCACCCCCGGTACGGCCGTGGCCGTCGACCCCGTGTCGAACAAGGTCGTCGTCACCGCGGACCGTACGGTCAAGGGCGCCGCGCTGAACAAGCTCACCGAGACCGTGGAGAAGCTCGGCGCCAAGGCCGAACTGAAGCAGACGGCGGGCGAGTTCAAGAAGTTCATCGCCGGCGGCGAGGCCATTCACTCCGGCGGTGGCCGCTGCTCCCTCGGCTTCAACGTGGTCGTCGGCGGCGAGCCGCACTTCATCACCGCGGGCCACTGCGGCACGGCGGGCAGTTCCTGGTCCGACTCCGCCGGCGGCGCCGAGATCGGCTCCATGGTGGACTCGCAGTTCCCGGGCAACGACTTCGCGCTCGTCAAGTACACCGGCTCCGCCGAGCACCCGAGCGAGGTCGACCTGTACGACGGCAGCACGCAGGCCATCGCGCAGGCGGGCGACGCGACCGTCGGCCAGGCGGTCTCGCGCAGCGGCTCCACCACCCAGGTGCACGACGGTGAGGTCACCGCGCTCGACGCCACCGTGGACTACGGAGGCGGCGACGTCGTCGAGGGTCTCATCCAGACCACGGTCTGCGCCGAGCCCGGCGACAGCGGCGGCTCGCTCTTCGCCGGTGACACCGCGCTGGGGCTGACCTCGGGCGGCAGCGGCGACTGCTCCTCGGGCGGCGAGACGTTCTTCCAGCCCGTCCCGGAGGCGCTCTCGGCGTTCGGCGCCGAGATCGGCTGA
- a CDS encoding DNA polymerase III subunit alpha, whose amino-acid sequence MGHFSHLHTASGYSARYGAAHPEHLVRRAAERGQPSLALTDRDTVTGAVRFALAAAEAGVRPIFGIDLAVEALAPPPPARRRRTPTRGGAHVIEPPLRFVLLARDRAGWARLCRITSAAHVGALAGTPPVVPWEALREHGGPGLIVLLGPLSEPVRALSAGREDIAMKLLAPWREIFGSGIRLETVLHERSGTGPGSLRLAARTLALADRTGTTAVLSNAVRYADPDQHRLADVLDAARLLRPVDRRHLDGGHRWLKDEGAMAENARRIAECAGADDRRAHRLLADTAATAALCAVDPAADLSLGTPRFPEPAVFGAEPGGAARVLRGRCEDGLVRRGLDRDRAALDRLDEELRVISTLNYDSYFLAVGQVVADIRELGIRVAARGSGAGSMVCHALGIATANPLDHRLLFERFLSARRASLPDIDIDVESARRLECYDAIFDRFGSERVAVTAMPETYRARRALRDTGLALGIAPADVDRIAKSFPHLRASDITGALAELPELRGLAAEAERYGPLWELAEGLDSLVHGMAMHPCGVVISDATLLDRLPVQPTPQGNYPMAMAAKEEIEALGNIKLDVLGVRMQSAMAHAVVEIERATGDRIDLDDQSQVPLDDPFAFKLIQESQTLGLFQLESPGQQDLLSRLQPRDPQDVIADISLFRPGPVAGGMPERYIAARHGGDPGYAHPDLEPVLADTYGVTIWHEQIIQTLSVLTGCDYAMAEIARRALGDKERLPRIKDWFHSQAAARGYDSGVRDAVWKTVEAFGAYGFCRAHAVAFAVPALQSAWLKAHFPAFLLAGLLEHDPGMWPKRVLVADARRRGVPLLPVDVNHSRTEHTVERTEGERWGVRLALSAVRGISEEEYARIEEGQPYHSLSDFWQRARPSRPVAERFAEIGALNSLHDGSPTRRDLLLQIAELHRQSRVRSAGEGQLPIHADAVGGAGPSGLPEMTGREALSAELNTLGIDVSKHLMEHHHRLLREIGAIDAAHLAEAPQGRQVLVAGVRASTQTPPIASGKRVIFVTLEDGSGLVDLAFFEDSHPACAHTVFHSGLLLVRGTVQVRGTRRTIVGSMVWDLDEIAAARRDNGPEAALALLGASHPQPTPAQPRRTLANGTTGARLHPYADLQPPGSRSADLKKFGHTSSGSAG is encoded by the coding sequence ATGGGGCATTTCTCCCATCTGCACACCGCGTCCGGCTACTCCGCCCGGTACGGCGCCGCCCACCCCGAACACCTCGTCCGGCGGGCGGCCGAGCGCGGCCAGCCGTCGCTCGCGCTCACCGACCGGGACACGGTCACCGGCGCGGTGCGGTTCGCGCTGGCCGCCGCCGAAGCCGGTGTCCGGCCGATCTTCGGTATCGACCTGGCGGTGGAGGCCCTCGCCCCGCCGCCTCCGGCGCGCCGCCGCCGTACCCCGACCCGCGGTGGCGCCCATGTGATCGAGCCGCCCCTGCGATTCGTCCTGCTCGCGCGGGACCGCGCCGGCTGGGCCCGGCTGTGCCGTATCACCTCGGCCGCCCATGTCGGCGCGCTCGCCGGCACACCGCCGGTGGTGCCGTGGGAAGCGCTGCGGGAGCACGGCGGGCCCGGTCTGATCGTGCTGCTCGGACCGCTCTCGGAGCCGGTACGGGCACTGTCGGCGGGCCGGGAGGACATCGCGATGAAGCTGCTGGCGCCGTGGCGGGAGATCTTCGGATCCGGGATCCGGCTGGAGACCGTCCTGCACGAGCGGTCCGGCACCGGGCCGGGCTCACTGCGGCTGGCCGCCCGCACCCTGGCCCTGGCCGACCGCACCGGCACCACCGCCGTCCTCTCCAACGCGGTCCGCTACGCCGACCCGGACCAGCACCGGCTCGCCGATGTCCTGGACGCCGCACGGCTGCTGAGGCCGGTCGACCGGCGCCATCTGGACGGCGGGCACCGCTGGCTCAAGGACGAGGGAGCGATGGCGGAGAACGCACGACGGATCGCCGAATGCGCCGGAGCGGACGACCGGCGGGCACACCGCCTGCTGGCGGACACCGCGGCCACGGCGGCCCTGTGCGCCGTCGACCCCGCGGCGGACCTGAGCCTGGGCACGCCGCGCTTCCCGGAACCGGCGGTGTTCGGCGCGGAGCCCGGCGGCGCGGCGCGGGTGCTGCGCGGGCGGTGCGAGGACGGGCTCGTCCGGCGCGGTCTGGACCGCGACCGCGCCGCGCTCGACCGGCTGGACGAAGAACTCCGCGTGATCTCCACGCTGAACTACGACTCGTACTTCCTCGCGGTCGGCCAGGTCGTGGCCGACATCCGGGAACTGGGCATCCGGGTCGCGGCCCGCGGCTCGGGCGCGGGATCGATGGTCTGCCACGCGCTGGGCATCGCCACGGCCAACCCGCTCGACCACCGGCTGCTGTTCGAACGCTTCCTGAGCGCGCGCAGGGCATCGCTTCCCGACATCGACATCGATGTGGAGTCCGCCAGAAGACTGGAGTGCTACGACGCGATCTTCGACCGGTTCGGCAGCGAACGGGTCGCGGTCACCGCGATGCCCGAGACCTACCGGGCCCGCCGGGCGCTGCGGGACACCGGCCTGGCGCTGGGGATCGCACCGGCGGACGTCGACCGGATCGCCAAGAGCTTCCCGCACCTGCGGGCCTCGGACATCACCGGCGCACTCGCCGAACTGCCCGAACTGCGCGGGCTGGCGGCGGAGGCGGAGCGGTACGGCCCCCTGTGGGAACTCGCCGAGGGCCTCGACTCCCTGGTCCACGGCATGGCCATGCACCCCTGCGGAGTGGTCATCAGCGACGCGACGCTCCTGGACCGGCTGCCGGTGCAGCCCACCCCGCAGGGCAACTACCCGATGGCGATGGCGGCCAAGGAGGAGATCGAGGCGCTGGGCAACATCAAACTGGACGTCCTGGGCGTGCGGATGCAGTCAGCGATGGCCCACGCCGTCGTCGAGATCGAACGGGCGACCGGCGACCGCATCGACCTGGACGACCAGAGCCAGGTGCCGCTCGACGACCCGTTCGCGTTCAAGCTCATCCAGGAGAGCCAGACCCTGGGGCTGTTCCAGCTCGAATCGCCCGGCCAGCAGGATCTGCTGTCCCGACTGCAGCCCCGCGACCCGCAGGACGTCATCGCCGACATCAGTCTCTTCCGCCCGGGGCCGGTCGCCGGGGGGATGCCGGAGCGCTACATCGCCGCCCGGCACGGCGGCGACCCCGGTTACGCCCATCCGGACCTCGAACCGGTGCTCGCCGACACCTACGGCGTGACCATCTGGCACGAACAGATCATCCAGACGCTGTCGGTGCTGACCGGCTGCGACTACGCGATGGCCGAGATCGCCCGGCGCGCGCTCGGTGACAAGGAGCGGCTGCCCAGGATCAAGGACTGGTTCCACAGCCAGGCCGCCGCCCGGGGTTACGACTCCGGGGTCCGCGACGCGGTGTGGAAGACCGTCGAGGCCTTCGGCGCCTACGGCTTCTGCCGCGCGCACGCGGTGGCCTTCGCCGTACCGGCCCTGCAGAGCGCCTGGCTGAAGGCGCACTTCCCGGCGTTCCTGCTGGCCGGGCTGCTCGAACACGACCCCGGTATGTGGCCCAAGCGCGTCCTCGTCGCGGACGCCCGCCGGCGCGGCGTCCCGCTTCTGCCCGTCGACGTCAACCACTCCAGGACGGAGCACACTGTCGAGCGGACCGAGGGAGAGCGGTGGGGCGTACGGCTCGCGCTGTCCGCCGTGCGCGGGATCAGCGAAGAGGAGTACGCCCGGATCGAGGAGGGGCAGCCGTACCACTCGCTGTCGGACTTCTGGCAGCGGGCCCGTCCCAGCAGACCGGTCGCCGAACGCTTCGCGGAGATCGGCGCCCTGAACTCCCTCCACGACGGCAGTCCCACCCGCCGCGATCTGCTGCTCCAGATCGCCGAACTCCACCGGCAGTCCCGCGTCCGGTCCGCCGGCGAGGGACAACTGCCCATCCACGCGGACGCGGTCGGCGGAGCCGGGCCGAGCGGACTGCCGGAGATGACAGGACGCGAAGCCCTGAGCGCGGAGCTGAACACGCTCGGCATCGATGTCTCCAAGCATCTGATGGAGCACCACCACCGGCTGCTGCGGGAGATCGGCGCGATCGACGCGGCACATCTGGCGGAGGCTCCCCAGGGCCGGCAGGTCCTGGTCGCCGGAGTACGGGCCTCCACCCAGACCCCGCCGATCGCCAGCGGCAAGCGCGTCATCTTCGTCACCCTGGAGGACGGCTCAGGCCTGGTCGACCTGGCGTTCTTCGAGGACTCCCACCCCGCCTGCGCGCACACCGTCTTCCACAGCGGACTGCTGCTGGTCCGCGGCACCGTACAGGTGCGCGGTACCCGCCGCACCATCGTCGGCAGCATGGTCTGGGACCTGGACGAGATCGCCGCCGCGCGCCGCGACAACGGTCCCGAGGCCGCGCTCGCCCTGCTCGGCGCGAGCCACCCCCAGCCGACCCCCGCCCAGCCCCGGCGGACCCTCGCCAACGGCACCACCGGCGCCCGTCTGCACCCCTACGCCGATCTGCAACCGCCCGGCAGCCGCTCGGCCGACCTGAAGAAGTTCGGCCACACCAGCTCGGGGAGCGCGGGATGA
- a CDS encoding DNA polymerase Y family protein, which yields MTARPRHIAHLHLHSHAAPDEGRHADVTDLLTGITPHVQTVSPDAVQLDLTSALRYFDRSPYGLVQLAQLRLMALYGIESSAGLAANRMLATMAADASAPGRATWVPEEEAAGWLRSRPVTGLPGIGRATATTLGRYGLHSVGQVADTPAATLQRLLGAGPARLLAERARGHDPRPVVPLEPAAHLVADLVLDRDCLDPEGHHRAVLGLADQIGQRLRGEGQVAGRLSLTVRYADRSSTTRTRTLPEPTGHSPALAAALLGLLAALGLQRARVRAFVVRADDLLPAVGAPRQLSLDPRDARAHTVEKAADRARHRFGPRALYPATLADDHAPHRERKRYP from the coding sequence ATGACCGCCCGCCCGCGGCACATCGCCCATCTGCATCTGCACTCGCACGCCGCACCGGACGAAGGACGGCACGCGGACGTGACCGACCTGCTGACCGGCATCACCCCTCATGTCCAGACGGTCTCGCCCGACGCCGTCCAGCTCGACCTGACCTCCGCGCTCAGATACTTCGACCGGTCCCCCTACGGCCTGGTCCAGCTGGCGCAGCTGCGGCTGATGGCCCTGTACGGCATCGAAAGCAGCGCCGGGCTCGCGGCCAACCGCATGCTGGCCACCATGGCGGCCGACGCGTCGGCGCCGGGCCGGGCCACCTGGGTACCCGAGGAGGAGGCCGCCGGCTGGCTGCGTTCCCGCCCGGTCACCGGGCTGCCCGGGATCGGCCGCGCCACGGCCACCACACTCGGTAGGTACGGTCTGCACTCGGTCGGCCAGGTCGCCGACACACCCGCGGCCACCCTGCAACGCCTACTCGGCGCCGGTCCGGCCCGTCTGCTGGCCGAGCGTGCCCGGGGCCACGACCCCCGCCCGGTCGTCCCGCTGGAACCGGCGGCACATCTGGTGGCCGACCTCGTCCTCGACCGGGACTGCCTCGACCCGGAAGGGCACCACCGGGCCGTCCTCGGGCTCGCCGACCAGATCGGCCAACGCCTGCGCGGCGAGGGCCAGGTCGCCGGCCGGCTCAGTCTCACCGTGCGCTACGCCGACCGCAGCTCCACCACACGTACCCGTACGCTCCCGGAGCCGACCGGCCACTCACCCGCGCTCGCGGCGGCTCTTCTCGGTCTGCTGGCCGCGCTCGGGCTCCAGCGCGCGCGGGTCCGCGCCTTCGTGGTCCGCGCCGACGACCTGCTGCCGGCCGTCGGCGCTCCCCGCCAACTCTCCCTGGATCCACGCGACGCCCGCGCCCACACGGTGGAGAAGGCCGCGGACCGCGCCCGCCACCGCTTCGGTCCGAGGGCCCTGTACCCCGCTACCCTGGCCGACGACCACGCACCGCACCGGGAGCGGAAACGGTATCCCTGA
- a CDS encoding esterase/lipase family protein has protein sequence MLPWKRVFGPLAALLLAVSAATTAPAVAATPTASPTAVTAATVSSGWNDFSCKPSTAHPRPVVLVHGTLANSVDNWLGLAPYLVNRGYCVFSLDYGQLPGVPFFNGLGPIDKSAGQLSAYVDRVLAATGAPKADIVGHSQGGMMPRYYLKFLGGAPKVNALVGLAPDNHGTTLLGLTKLLPHFPGAEDLLNEKTPGLADQIAGSPFLTKLNAGGDTVPGVKYTVIATRYDQVVTPYQSQFLTGPDVRNVTLQDLCAVDLSEHLAIGLFDRIAFHEVANALDPGRATPTTCASVIG, from the coding sequence ATGCTGCCCTGGAAACGCGTGTTCGGACCACTGGCGGCGCTGCTGCTGGCGGTCTCGGCCGCCACCACCGCACCCGCCGTCGCGGCCACCCCCACCGCGAGCCCGACAGCCGTCACCGCCGCCACCGTGAGCAGCGGCTGGAACGACTTCTCCTGCAAGCCCTCCACCGCCCACCCCCGCCCCGTCGTCCTCGTCCACGGCACCCTCGCGAACTCCGTCGACAACTGGCTCGGTCTCGCCCCGTACTTGGTGAACCGCGGCTACTGCGTCTTCTCGCTCGACTACGGGCAGCTCCCCGGAGTGCCGTTCTTCAACGGCCTCGGCCCCATCGACAAGTCGGCCGGGCAACTGAGCGCGTACGTCGACCGGGTGCTCGCCGCCACGGGCGCGCCGAAGGCCGACATCGTCGGCCACTCGCAGGGCGGCATGATGCCCCGCTACTACCTCAAGTTCCTCGGCGGAGCGCCGAAGGTGAACGCCCTCGTCGGACTCGCGCCCGACAACCACGGCACGACCCTCCTCGGTCTGACGAAGCTCCTGCCGCACTTCCCGGGCGCCGAGGACCTGTTGAACGAGAAGACCCCCGGACTCGCCGACCAGATAGCCGGATCGCCCTTCCTCACCAAGCTCAACGCGGGCGGCGACACCGTGCCCGGGGTCAAGTACACCGTCATCGCCACCCGTTACGACCAGGTGGTCACCCCGTACCAAAGCCAGTTCCTGACCGGGCCCGACGTACGGAACGTCACCCTCCAGGACCTGTGCGCGGTCGACCTCTCCGAGCACCTGGCGATCGGGCTGTTCGACCGGATCGCGTTCCACGAGGTGGCCAACGCGCTCGATCCGGGCCGTGCCACGCCGACGACCTGCGCGTCGGTCATCGGCTGA
- a CDS encoding lytic polysaccharide monooxygenase auxiliary activity family 9 protein: MTARRRTAGIVVLGVAPLALVGLAAGPAGAHGSMTDPVSRVSACFAEGPENPQSAACKAAVASSGTQAFYDWNEVNIADAAGNHKSIIPDGKLCSAGRDKYKGLDLPRGDWPSSPFTAGNRTFNYKATAPHKGSFELYITKDGYDPGQPLKWSDLEDKPFAKVTDPKLENGAYVFDGIVPAKSGRHLIYSIWQRSDSPEAFYTCSDVVFGADNGGSAAAPEASAPSEADVEEGASKSTVDHNGHGGDSPEEAGGGAEVKGAAKDAGGYGDAAEPAAEPKANAPEANGADAAAPQPAGGSENLAETGGDSTTPYIAAGGAAILAAGAAVMFGTVRRKAQPAGGRHGR; encoded by the coding sequence ATGACCGCTCGTCGTAGGACCGCCGGGATCGTTGTGCTGGGCGTCGCGCCGCTCGCGCTCGTGGGGCTGGCCGCCGGGCCGGCCGGGGCCCACGGGTCGATGACGGACCCGGTCAGCCGGGTGTCCGCCTGTTTCGCCGAGGGGCCGGAGAATCCGCAGTCGGCGGCGTGCAAGGCGGCGGTGGCGTCCAGCGGGACGCAGGCGTTCTACGACTGGAACGAGGTCAACATCGCCGACGCCGCGGGCAACCACAAGTCGATCATCCCGGACGGCAAGCTCTGCTCCGCGGGCCGCGACAAGTACAAGGGGCTCGACCTGCCGCGCGGCGACTGGCCGTCGTCACCCTTCACCGCGGGCAACCGCACCTTCAACTACAAGGCCACCGCCCCGCACAAGGGCTCCTTCGAGCTGTACATCACCAAGGACGGTTACGACCCGGGCCAGCCGCTGAAGTGGTCCGACCTGGAGGACAAGCCGTTCGCCAAGGTCACCGACCCGAAGCTGGAGAACGGTGCCTACGTCTTCGACGGCATCGTCCCCGCCAAGTCGGGCCGCCACCTGATCTACTCGATCTGGCAGCGCTCGGACAGCCCCGAGGCGTTCTACACCTGCTCCGACGTGGTCTTCGGCGCCGACAACGGCGGTTCGGCCGCCGCTCCCGAGGCGTCCGCCCCCTCCGAGGCCGACGTCGAGGAGGGCGCGTCCAAGTCGACCGTCGACCACAACGGGCACGGCGGTGACAGCCCCGAGGAGGCCGGGGGCGGTGCCGAGGTGAAGGGCGCCGCGAAGGACGCCGGTGGCTACGGGGACGCGGCCGAGCCCGCCGCCGAGCCCAAGGCCAACGCGCCCGAGGCGAACGGCGCCGACGCGGCGGCGCCGCAGCCTGCGGGTGGTTCGGAGAACCTCGCCGAGACCGGTGGCGACAGCACCACTCCGTACATCGCGGCGGGTGGCGCGGCGATTCTCGCCGCCGGCGCGGCCGTGATGTTCGGTACGGTCCGCCGCAAGGCGCAGCCCGCGGGCGGCCGGCACGGCCGCTGA